A DNA window from Theobroma cacao cultivar B97-61/B2 chromosome 5, Criollo_cocoa_genome_V2, whole genome shotgun sequence contains the following coding sequences:
- the LOC18599695 gene encoding mechanosensitive ion channel protein 10, which translates to MEAQSQDKQKPNSDQLVLFMNEPNLKHKESPPQVVDNNLTDPVSQSPAKAKTLRRLNFSKPKARFAENTYPLTPKTIHESEENKPSYPHDDTSSTDSDDEWFENEGEDDEDGNGDAKQAKFRGRRRKRKINKRALIEFFLFVTIMTCLICSLTLQSLKHQLTWGLELWKWCLMIMVLFCGRLVSAWVVGFLVFLIERNFMLREKVLYFVYGLRKSFQNCAWLGLVLICWMIMFPDIHKQNIVVKKAFLGLIAVLIGATIWLLKIVLVKVLASSFHVATFFDRMQECVFHHYILDALSGPPLDEAERELPQKRGLRHAKTMPARLREGGGGTVRTLSKKGSRRIDMEKLRKLSLESRASAWSVKRLVNYVKSSGLSTISRTVDDFGAGESEINSEWEARTCAQKIFKNVAKPGAKYIDEEDLLRFLISEEVHTIVPLFEGALETGKISKSSFRNWVVHAYVERKALAHSLNDTKTAVQQLHRLASAIVSVIIIVVSLLVMGVATIKVVFVVTSQLLLVGFMFQNTCKTIFESIIFVFVMHPFDVGDRCVIDDVQMIVEEMNILTTVFLRYDMEKIYYPNSVLITKPISNFRRSPDMGDSVDFTIDFSTPAEDINALKKAIQLYIESKPKYWSPKHTVIFKAIENMDKMKLVLCVQHTMNHQNYGEKSARRSELVFELKKIFETLNIKYHLLPQEVHLTQVNIPNGRMVL; encoded by the exons ATGGAGGCTCAAAGCCAAGACAAACAGAAACCCAATTCAGATCAACTAGTCCTCTTCATGAATGAACCAAACTTAAAACACAAAGAATCGCCACCTCAAGTAGTAGATAATAACCTTACTGATCCAGTCTCACAGTCCCCTGCAAAAGCCAAAACTCTTCGCCGTCTCAACTTCTCCAAACCAAAAGCTCGTTTTGCTGAAAACACCTATCCTCTAACTCCCAAAACCATCCATGAATCCGAAGAAAACAAACCTTCATACCCTCATGATGACACCTCGTCCACGGACTCCGATGACGAGTGGTTCGAAAACGAAGGAGAAGATGATGAAGATGGTAATGGAGATGCTAAACAAGCCAAGTttagaggaagaagaaggaaaagaaagatcAACAAGAGAGCCTTAATTGAGTTCTTTTTGTTTGTCACTATCATGACTTGCTTAATCTGTTCTCTAACTCTTCAATCTCTCAAACACCAACTTACCTGGGGTTTAGAGCTATGGAAATGGTGTCTGATGATCATGGTTTTGTTTTGTGGACGTTTGGTCTCAGCTTGGGTTGTGGGGTTCCTGGTTTTCCTCATAGAACGAAATTTCATGCTTCGGGAAAAGGTTTTATATTTCGTTTATGGATTACGGAAAAGCTTTCAAAATTGTGCTTGGTTAGGCTTAGTTCTTATATGTTGGATGATCATGTTCCCTGATATTCACAAGCAGAACATTGTGGTAAAAAAGGCATTCCTTGGTCTTATAGCTGTTCTTATCGGAGCCACGATATGGTTACTAAAGATCGTCCTGGTCAAGGTTCTAGCCTCATCTTTTCACGTAGCAACCTTCTTTGATCGCATGCAAGAGTGCGTTTTCCACCATTACATCCTCGATGCACTATCAGGGCCTCCTTTAGACGAAGCTGAGAGGGAATTGCCTCAAAAACGAGGGCTGAGGCACGCTAAAACTATGCCCGCGAGGCTGAGGGAAGGCGGCGGAGGCACGGTCAGAACGTTGTCGAAGAAGGGGTCGAGAAGGATTGACATGGAGAAGCTGAGGAAGCTCAGTTTGGAAAGTAGGGCTAGTGCATGGAGCGTGAAGAGGCTGGTGAACTACGTCAAGTCCTCAGGGTTGTCGACGATTTCGAGGACGGTCGATGATTTCGGGGCTGGGGAGTCGGAGATTAACAGTGAGTGGGAGGCTCGGACATGTGCTCAGAAGATTTTCAAGAATGTAGCCAAGCCTGGGGCCAA GTATATAGACGAGGAAGACCTACTGAGGTTCTTGATTAGTGAGGAAGTGCATACCATAGTTCCTCTCTTTGAAGGAGCCCTCGAGACTGGGAAGATCTCAAAATCTTCCTTCAGAAATTGGGTG GTACATGCATATGTGGAGCGTAAAGCCTTGGCTCATTCCTTGAACGATACCAAAACTGCAGTGCAACAGCTACACAGATTAGCCAGTGCAATTGTTAGTGTCATTATAATTGTGGTTTCCCTTCTCGTAATGGGGGTTGCCACAATTAAGGTTGTCTTTGTTGTTACATCTCAGTTGCTACTTGTTGGATTCATGTTCCAAAATACCTGCAAAACCATCTTCGAATCCATTATATTTGTGTTCGTTATGCACCCTTTTGATGTTGGTGATCGTTGTGTCATTGATGATGTTCAG ATGATTGTGGAAGAGATGAACATTTTAACAACTGTCTTCTTAAGATATGACATGGAGAAGATATACTACCCTAATTCTGTTCTTATTACAAAGCCTATCAGCAACTTCAGAAGAAGTCCTGACATGGGAGACAGTGTTGATTTCACCATTGATTTCTCAACTCCTGCTGAAGATATCAATGCTCTCAAGAAAGCTATACAATT GTATATTGAGAGCAAGCCAAAGTATTGGAGTCCAAAACACACCGTGATATTCAAGGCGATTGAGAATATGGACAAGATGAAGCTGGTTCTTTGTGTTCAGCACACCATGAACCATCAAAACTATGGTGAAAAGAGCGCTCGTAGATCAGAGCTTGTCTTTGAATTGAAGAAGATTTTTGAGACTCTTAATATTAAGTATCATCTCCTGCCTCAAGAGGTTCATCTCACACAGGTTAACATCCCCAATGGGAGAATGGTGTTATAA
- the LOC18599694 gene encoding uncharacterized protein LOC18599694, translated as MPNKSNLPVLHILLLLILLSSSSFLPSVLAKSRNPITDSETKKKKSECYADIESGLWGEQCKSSSIAKENCALKCLSPACYELIYESDPLEEGEKDFIRSQEFKYCMYKLSLGESLEGVKGTFDY; from the exons ATGCCGAACAAGTCTAATCTTCCTGTACTTCacattcttttattattaattttattatcttcatcAAGTTTCCTTCCTTCAGTCCTGGCCAAATCTCGCAATCCAATCACA GATTCTGAGactaagaaaaagaagagtgAATGTTATGCTGATATTGAGAG TGGATTGTGGGGTGAGCAATGTAAGTCTTCATCAATAGCAAAGGAGAATTGTGCTTTGAAGTGCCTTTCTCCGGCTTGTTATGAGCTTATATATGAAAGTGATCCG CTTGAAGAAGGAGAGAAAGATTTTATAAGGAGCCAAGAGTTCAAGTACTGTATGTACAA GTTATCATTAGGAGAGAGCCTTGAGGGTGTTAAGGGTACCTTTGACTATTAA